Genomic segment of Peribacillus frigoritolerans:
AAGAAAAAGGGGGACAAGAGATAACCGAAGAAGTACTGAATGGTAAGATAGACATCGGGCTATTGAATATCCCAAAGGTTAAACCAAAAGAAATTGAGTTGGAATTCCAACCTTTGATGGAAGCTAAAGTGATTGTGATGGTCAGTAAAAACTCCCCTTTAGTGAACCGTAAAAGCATAACCCCAAAAGAGCTAATGGACCAAAATTTGGTCATTTACAATGGACCAAGAATGAAGTCGTTCATTAAAGGTTTTTTTGATCATTACGGTGAGATGAATATTTTGTTTTTCACAAATAATACAGAGATCATCAAAAAAACCGTCGCTGAGGGATTAGCGATTGCCTTTTCTTATGATGTTGGAGTTAACAGCGACCCCTATTTCCTAAGCGGGGAACTTGTGGCCATTCCATTGGTGGAGCTGGAAAATAATACAATGGAATTCGGTTACGTTCGCTCTAAGAAGCAGTATTTTTCAAAAGCTGCTAGGGAGTTTATTAAATGTCTCGATTTCTATACTACTCTTAAATATTAGTTTCCTATAATGATAGGGAACTAATATTTTTTTATTTACATCAATATTTTTTATATTTATATCATATATCCTTATTTTACTTAAATATTATTTACATTTAAAATTAATATTATAACATTTTAAATATTTAAAAAGTTCAAAGGAAATAAAAATCGAAAGGGGAAACTTATGGTAACGACCCAGGAAGAGAAATTAGAGGTACTTCAAACAAAGTTGCAGGATTTCATCCAAAATGAATTGCTTCCATATGAACAGGAGCATGGATTGAACGCTGAAGAGGATATCCCGATGGAATCCATAAAATGGGCAAGGAAACGATCCAGGGAATTAGGATTTTACGGAATTAATCTCCCTGAAACATATGGTGGACAGGATGTTAGTTTAAAAGGCTTATGCATGTTCAAGGAAGAATTGGCCCGTTCCGGAGCGGTTTTATGGGGGCAGGTTATCGGCGAGATTGGCGGGCCGCTAAGAATTGGTCAGATGTTGGAAAGTTTTACACCGGAGCAAATAGAAAAATATGTGATGCCCGTTGTGACGGGAGAAGCGAGCTGCTGCTTTGCCCTTACAGAACCCAATGCCGGTTCGGATGCCTTTGCTATCGAAACAACAGCCGTTAAAGACGGAAATGATTATATATTAAACGGAAAAAAACATTTTATCAGTGCTGCCCCCTACGCTGATTTTGCCATTGTCATAGCGAAAGAATCCCGGAATGGAGAAAAAGAAAGAATCACTGCTTTCCTAGTTGATAAAAAAACACCCCAACATCCGGGGTTTGAACTAGGAGACATTCAAGTTCCGCTATCAGGTGAACGCATACATGCTGAATTGAATTTCAATCAATGTCGAGTGCCTGCCGCCAATATAATCGGAGAACCAGGAAAAGGGTTGCTGCTCGGATTGAAAAGAATAAACACAAATCGCGCTTCTCATGCCGCCGGCTTTGTCGGTATGGCTCAACACCTTCTCGATCTATCTATTGAACATGCCAAAACGCGAGTCCAACATGGCCGGCCCATCGGTGACTTCCAGGCAATTCAGCATATGCTCGCAGATATGGCGACGGAAATCTATGCCGCAAAGTGCATGGTCTATGATGTGGTTGAAAAAATTGATCAAGGAAAAGAGGATCGAGCCGGCACGTCCATGGCTAAGCTGTTTGCTTCAGAAGTAAATTGCCGTGTGGCTGACAAGGCTGTCCAAATCTTTGGCTCCAAAGGCTTGGTAAAAGGGCATCCAGTAGAAAAAATGTACAGGAGTGCTCGGATGTATCGGATTCTGAGCGGAACCTCAGAAATTCAAAAAAATACAATTGCTAAAGCATTATTAAAGGGGTAAATCCTTTTTCGAGGGAGGAAATATACATGCTGCATAAGTTGACATTTCAGTCACTGTTGAATAAAGGAATAAAACGATTCGGCGAACTGCCGGCTATTACCTTGTTGCCAGCCGGAGAAACGATAACCTACGACGAGTTATGGAAGAAAACAGAACTTATCACTTCTTATCTACTTCGTTTAGGTGCAGGAAGGGGTGTCCGCATAGCGACCATCATTCCAAACAGTTTGGAAAGTGTGATGTTTGGTTTGGCCATCCAGCAATGCGGAGCCACCTTGGTCCCATTAAGTGAAAAACTGGGGAAACGAGAAATACAATTCATTTTAAAGGAAGCAAAACCAGAAGTGGTCATAATAGCTACACAGACACACTTTGACACCTTCTTTGAGTATTTGGAAGAAATGAAGAAGGAAGATGTCCATGTCATTGGGCTCCCAGGCTTTCATATTAATTATCCGGAGGAGTTTGAATCGTTTCAATGGCCTGGCGAAATTAATAATCTAGACTTGCCATTAGCTGAAGAAGATGACATTGCACTTCTGTCATATACAGGCGGGACAACGGGTACACCCAAAGGCGTCATGCATTCCCAGAAAGGACTCGGCGCCGCCATACTTTCTGCAGCTATCGAAGACCCGCTGGACGACCGTGACCGGGTATTGCTAAGTACGCCCATTGTGCATTCAGCGGGTTCATTACTTTGGAGATCCCTTGTTTCGGGCGTCCATGTCTATGTGATGGGCTCATTCGACGCTGCAGCATTCATACAGGCGATAAGGGAACATAAAATCACGACGACATTCATGGTACCGACCATGTTATACAGGCTCCTTGATCAGACAAAGAAGATGGAATATGATATGAGCTCCATGCGCAATATCTTCTACGGCGCGTCACCAATTTCTCAAAAGCGCCTTAAAGAAGCTTTTGAAGTATTCGGGCCTATCATGCGCCAGCAATACGGCATGACAGAATGCAATATTGTCATTACCAGACTATCGAAGAGCGCTCATGTATGGGCTTATCATAACAATTCGGAAATTTTGAAAAGCTGTGGGAAACCGTGCATTCTTACAGAAGTTCGACTGATTGATGAAGATGGAAATGATGTAAAACCAACCGAGCTTGGAGAAATTATCGTAAAATCACCAGCAATGATGGTAGGCTATTATCAAAGACCGGATCTTACCCAAGAATACATCCGTGATGGCTGGTTCTACACTGGGGATATTGGTAAATGGGATGAAAGCGGTTACCTTTATATTGTGGATAGGAAGAAAGATATGATCATTACGGGCGGGATGAACGTATATTCTTCAGAAGTGGAGCGAGTGGTGAACCAGCACCCTTCCGTTGCATTAAGCGCTTGCATAGGCGTTCCTCATCCAGATTGGGGAGAAGTAGTGTGTGTCGTGGTATCACCGCGAGATGGTTCGAACTGTACTAGTGAGGAATTAATTGATTTCTGCAAACAAAGAACCTCTAAGTATATGGTTCCTAAAGTAGCCTATTTTCTTGATAAGTTCCCATTAACGCCGATTGGAAAAATAGATAAGAAAGAATTAAGAAAGATGTTTGCACAAGGTATTCTAACCATCTAGCAACATTAAGGCCTATAGCAAATATAAGATAGAGCAGAGGAATGCAAAAAAGGCCTCGCACGTTAACCTGGGATCAGGACGTGTGAGGCCTTTTTGTACTATATCCAAGGTGTATTTGGAATATGAATGTAATTAACGTTGCAGTGAATGTTACATGAATAGAGATAAACACTATAAAGGAAATGATACTGAAATATCAATTCATGAATGAAAAAAATAGAGGGTTAGGATATAATATATTATTGTATTGGAGGTTCATTCTGGACTTTCCTTTTTTTATGGGCTTCACTTGTTTATGTCCTCAATGTATGGGGAAATAAATTATAGTTGTATATGTTTTTATAATAATAATTAGAGTTAAGTAGAGGGGTTTGTTTTAATGGAATTCATAGGAAAATTTATTAGTGAGACAAATGATGTGTTATGGTCTTCCATATTGATCATCATGTTGGTTGGATTGGGTCTCTATTTTAGCATCCGCACGAAGTTTGTCCAATTCAGAATGGTAGGGGAAATGTTCAGGCTTTTGGGAGAAGGTGCCACTGCGGATAAAAAAGGTGTAACATCCTTTCAGGCATTTTGCATAAGCACGGCATCGCGGGTAGGAACGGGTAACCTTGCAGGTGTTGCCATCGCGATCACGACAGGCGGACCTGGAGCAGTTTTCTGGATGTGGTTAATAGCACTGATCGGATCTGCTTCCGCATTCATTGAAAGTACACTTGCTCAAATCTATAAGGTCAAGGATGGGGATGCATTCCGCGGCGGTCCTGCGTATTATATGGAAAAAGCATTGAATGCCCGTTGGATGGGGATCACTTTCGCTGTGTTGATTTCGCTTACATTTGGACTAGCTTTCAACTCGGTACAAGCCAATACGATTACGAGCGCATTCAATGAATCGTTTGGGATTGAAAAGTGGGTTACGGCAATCATCTTGGCTATGGTCACGGCTGTCATCATTTTTGGCGGGATCAAAATGGTTGCAAAGGTCTCTGAAGTCATCGTCCCGATCATGGCAGGAGCCTATGTGATAGTGGCATTGATTATCATCATAATTAACATTACCGAGTTACCTGGTGTCTTTGCTTTGATCTTTCAAAGTGCATTTGATGGAATAAAAGAAGTGGCTGGCGGAGTACTGGGAGCTGCCATGATGCAGGGAATCAAGCGCGGCCTATTTTCAAATG
This window contains:
- a CDS encoding LysR family transcriptional regulator, encoding MNIEQLEYIIKVAEVNSISMASESLHISQSGISMAITSLEKELGIKIFKRSRLGTIPTEDGKEIIQKALEVLSKLEEIRDSAQIHSDTMEKELRLSSTQGLFLTVLPKSLALFKKKYPEVKIVIEEKGGQEITEEVLNGKIDIGLLNIPKVKPKEIELEFQPLMEAKVIVMVSKNSPLVNRKSITPKELMDQNLVIYNGPRMKSFIKGFFDHYGEMNILFFTNNTEIIKKTVAEGLAIAFSYDVGVNSDPYFLSGELVAIPLVELENNTMEFGYVRSKKQYFSKAAREFIKCLDFYTTLKY
- a CDS encoding acyl-CoA dehydrogenase family protein: MVTTQEEKLEVLQTKLQDFIQNELLPYEQEHGLNAEEDIPMESIKWARKRSRELGFYGINLPETYGGQDVSLKGLCMFKEELARSGAVLWGQVIGEIGGPLRIGQMLESFTPEQIEKYVMPVVTGEASCCFALTEPNAGSDAFAIETTAVKDGNDYILNGKKHFISAAPYADFAIVIAKESRNGEKERITAFLVDKKTPQHPGFELGDIQVPLSGERIHAELNFNQCRVPAANIIGEPGKGLLLGLKRINTNRASHAAGFVGMAQHLLDLSIEHAKTRVQHGRPIGDFQAIQHMLADMATEIYAAKCMVYDVVEKIDQGKEDRAGTSMAKLFASEVNCRVADKAVQIFGSKGLVKGHPVEKMYRSARMYRILSGTSEIQKNTIAKALLKG
- a CDS encoding class I adenylate-forming enzyme family protein, coding for MLHKLTFQSLLNKGIKRFGELPAITLLPAGETITYDELWKKTELITSYLLRLGAGRGVRIATIIPNSLESVMFGLAIQQCGATLVPLSEKLGKREIQFILKEAKPEVVIIATQTHFDTFFEYLEEMKKEDVHVIGLPGFHINYPEEFESFQWPGEINNLDLPLAEEDDIALLSYTGGTTGTPKGVMHSQKGLGAAILSAAIEDPLDDRDRVLLSTPIVHSAGSLLWRSLVSGVHVYVMGSFDAAAFIQAIREHKITTTFMVPTMLYRLLDQTKKMEYDMSSMRNIFYGASPISQKRLKEAFEVFGPIMRQQYGMTECNIVITRLSKSAHVWAYHNNSEILKSCGKPCILTEVRLIDEDGNDVKPTELGEIIVKSPAMMVGYYQRPDLTQEYIRDGWFYTGDIGKWDESGYLYIVDRKKDMIITGGMNVYSSEVERVVNQHPSVALSACIGVPHPDWGEVVCVVVSPRDGSNCTSEELIDFCKQRTSKYMVPKVAYFLDKFPLTPIGKIDKKELRKMFAQGILTI
- a CDS encoding alanine/glycine:cation symporter family protein; the protein is MEFIGKFISETNDVLWSSILIIMLVGLGLYFSIRTKFVQFRMVGEMFRLLGEGATADKKGVTSFQAFCISTASRVGTGNLAGVAIAITTGGPGAVFWMWLIALIGSASAFIESTLAQIYKVKDGDAFRGGPAYYMEKALNARWMGITFAVLISLTFGLAFNSVQANTITSAFNESFGIEKWVTAIILAMVTAVIIFGGIKMVAKVSEVIVPIMAGAYVIVALIIIIINITELPGVFALIFQSAFDGIKEVAGGVLGAAMMQGIKRGLFSNEAGMGSAPNAGATADVSHPVKQGLIQSLGVFVDTLIICSSTAFIILFSGLYTSKETDGIVLTQNALGTALGSWAGIFLAIIVLLFAFSSIVGNYYYGESNIGFINENKVWLNVYRIAVVGMVIFGSLASLDFVWGLADLLMALMAIINLIAIALLGKIAFAALADYQKQKKSGKNPVFHVNNIKGLKNVECWGDPSDNVDVKKEA